A single genomic interval of Hydrogenimonas thermophila harbors:
- a CDS encoding Eco57I restriction-modification methylase domain-containing protein, whose translation MTVDLLNQNNIRLLKTLEQQTSQYTQKTSLEYKKKLGQFFTDHRIANFMAGLFSFKVSTSNKIEVLDCGAGHGILSIALITKLVQQGYKKINLTLYDLDSNIIEILNNNIKSWENAHPYIDFTYKIIQKNFIIDNINKKFDFIISNPPYFKLNKNSPETKVMSHIIHGQPNIYMLFMAKGIDLLKKHGEMVYITPRSFTSGTYFKKFREYLLKNATLEHIHIFNTRKEHFKNENILQETIISKFSKSSSYTITISTSEDSSFKSIQSINISKESIIEKRRNIICLPLSNDEVEILKIFHDEYNTIETLGYKISTGKVVAFRNKEFLSFSKQNKIDSKRKYVPLLWMHNFKNEHLQFPLENKKKEQYIELCKNTKSLLIPNKNYIIIKRFSSKEQYRRINIGYLFQNKLNTEFLGLENHLNYLYKPNGSLSIDEMLKLGKFLSSKEVDQYFRILNGNTQVNATDILNLPIPKQLYEGSTHVMSN comes from the coding sequence ATGACAGTAGACCTACTTAATCAAAACAATATAAGACTATTAAAAACACTAGAGCAACAAACTTCTCAATATACTCAAAAAACTTCCTTGGAATACAAAAAAAAACTTGGACAATTTTTTACAGATCATCGTATAGCTAATTTTATGGCAGGGTTATTTTCTTTTAAAGTTTCGACTTCAAATAAGATAGAAGTTCTTGATTGTGGTGCCGGACATGGAATTTTATCTATTGCATTAATTACTAAACTTGTACAACAAGGCTATAAAAAAATTAATCTGACTCTATATGATCTTGATTCAAATATTATTGAAATACTAAATAATAATATAAAAAGCTGGGAAAATGCTCACCCTTATATTGACTTTACATATAAGATAATTCAAAAAAATTTTATAATAGATAATATAAATAAAAAATTTGATTTTATTATATCTAATCCACCATATTTCAAACTAAATAAAAATTCTCCTGAAACAAAAGTAATGAGTCATATTATCCATGGACAGCCTAATATTTACATGCTCTTTATGGCAAAAGGAATTGATCTTCTTAAAAAACATGGTGAAATGGTTTATATTACACCAAGAAGCTTTACTTCTGGTACATATTTTAAAAAATTTAGAGAATACCTTCTGAAAAATGCTACTTTAGAACATATTCATATTTTTAATACTAGAAAAGAGCATTTTAAAAACGAAAATATCTTACAAGAAACTATTATTTCAAAATTTTCCAAATCAAGTTCATATACAATTACTATAAGCACAAGTGAAGACAGCTCATTTAAAAGCATACAAAGCATTAATATTTCTAAAGAATCTATAATTGAAAAAAGAAGAAATATTATATGTTTACCATTATCTAATGATGAAGTTGAAATTTTAAAAATTTTTCATGATGAGTATAATACTATAGAAACACTAGGTTATAAAATTTCAACAGGCAAAGTAGTTGCTTTCAGAAATAAAGAATTCCTTTCTTTTTCAAAACAAAATAAAATTGATTCAAAACGTAAATATGTTCCCCTTTTATGGATGCATAATTTTAAAAATGAGCATCTTCAATTTCCACTTGAAAATAAAAAAAAAGAACAATATATCGAACTATGTAAAAATACAAAATCACTTTTAATTCCAAATAAAAATTATATAATAATTAAACGCTTTAGCTCAAAAGAACAATATCGTAGAATAAATATAGGTTATTTATTTCAAAATAAACTTAATACTGAATTCTTAGGATTGGAAAATCATCTTAATTACCTTTATAAACCTAATGGTTCACTATCTATAGATGAAATGCTTAAACTTGGAAAATTTTTATCTTCAAAAGAAGTTGATCAATATTTTAGAATATTAAATGGAAATACTCAAGTAAATGCAACAGATATTTTAAATTTACCTATTCCTAAACAATTATATGA